GATCCCCCCTTTTACTTTTTGTTTCATTTTAAGGAATTAATTTGCAGAAACAAGAAAAAGAACAATAGTTTTGGATTGGATTGGATCAATTAAAAAGAACAACAAATAAAAATAATAAAAAAAGACTAAATATTTGTAATGCGTGCATTGTTTTGTTGTATTCAATTCACAATTCAAAGGTTTTTTTCTTTCTTTAACTAACTACAAGGGTGATGGGTTTTTCACTCTATTTTCTATATAATCTCGAAAGAAAAAAACCTAAAACCTCGAAAGGAAACGATAATAGAAATTGCTAATTACAAGTTTTAAAAATCTAGTTATCGTTTAAAATCTAGTTAAAATAAATAAATCTTTTTTTTTACTAATCTCGTTCTCCGTGTAGGATACCTCTTTTCTTTTTAGTCTCATTCGATAGATTAAATGAAGAAAACTGCTCTACTATTTAATTTAATCTAATGAGTTTAAATTTTAGTAAATTCAATTTTAATAAAGTAGAAAGAGGCGTATTCTAGGTTCTAAGGTCAATAAAAAAAAAGAATCAAACAACTTATTTTCAAATTTTTACATATTCATTCAAAAAAAGTTATATGTTTTGACTGAAGTTAGATAATAGAGTTATTTTTTTTATGTATTATTTTTTTTTATGATTAATTTCTTAAAGAGTTTTTCAATTAATAAGTTACGTTAATTCTGACTCCTGAGATAGTGCAGATGCCAAAGACGATGAATTGAGTTCTTTTTATCTTTCTCTATTTTTTTTCATACCACCTATAATGATTGATAATTCACAAATTTTCAATTGAATTTTTTTAATTCTTGGAACTAGTTATCTTTCTCTATTTCTTAAAAAAAATTTCAATTGAAACTTAGGGAAGTACTTTAAGAAACATATGTATAAAAAAACATATTTTATTGAGTCCCTTCATGCCTACTATAACTAGTTATTTCGGTTTTCTACTAGCAGCTTTAACTATAACCTCAGTTCTGTTTATTGGTCTAAGCAAAATACGACTTATTTGAAATTAATTGAATGCAGATTTTTTTATAAAAAAGGATTTCGTTGGTATTTATTAATATGTTCGATAGTTCCTTACCGTGTTAATTACCAAATTTTGGTCATTGAGATTCATTGGCAATACAGATTAAGAGCTAGGAATAGATAGTACCTCTCTTTTCTCCCTTTCAAAAATGAAAACAAAAGAAAATTCAAATGATTGAAGTTTTTTTATTTGGAATCGTCTTAGGTCTAATTCCTATTACTTTGGCTGGATTATTCGTAACTGCTTATTTACAATACAGACGTGGTGATCAGTTGGACTTTTAATTAATTAACATCTCGTTTTTTTACTAACCTCCTTCTTGCTTTCCTATGCGGGAGGTCTAATTCAGACTGCTGCTCAGTAATTTGTGAACAGTGGAATTTTGATACAATCTATGAAATCACGCTCTGTAGGATTTGAACCTACGACATTGGGTTTTGGAGACCCACGTTCTACCGAACTGAACTAAGAGCGTTTTTCTTTTTTTTTTTTTCTAAAAAACGAAAAGGCTAGAAAGAGGGCATTCTTTAACCCGACTCGATTTTGTACGTATATACTATATCATACATAGTATATCATAAATTTCAGAATTAAATGTATGTCCGATAAAAAAAATTGATCAAAATAGATACCTCGTTACTGCTCTTCTGAGCAGTAATAGGTAGGGATGACAGGATTTGAACCCGTGACATTTTGTACCCAAAACAAACGCGCTACCAAGCTGCGCTACATCCCTTTCAATAGGTTTACAGTGTCATTGTAGAGAATTCCTGTCTTGTTTTCCACATCCTCCTTCTTTTTTATTGGTATATCAAATTCATTTCTTCTTTTTTTCTCATATCAGATAACAAAGATATAATTAAAAAATTTACTTTTTTTTTTTTTTTTATTCTCTCAATTTTACATAAATAGGCCTTTACGTTTTCAAATGGAATCGATAAGATCGTTCTAGTCGACAATATTAAAATTCTAATTTTGAAAGCGGGGGGACGGAAGTTACATATACAAATACAAGAACTTCTTAATTACATGTACATCTGTAATTATATATATTACTATATATAATGTAATACAATAAAGAAGAAAGAAGGAGGATTTCTAATGCGAGATCTAAAAACATATCTTTCCGTAGCACCGGTACTAAGTACTCTATGGTTCGGTTCGTTAGCAGGTTTATTAATAGAGATTAATCGTTTATTTCCAGATGCATTAACATTTCCCTTTTTTTCATTCTAGTTATTAACATCAGAAAGGGGTGAAAAATTTAGAGATACAATCAACAATCGGGGACTAACCCCCCCACCTTTTCTAATTAGTAGAATAAATTAGAAAAGGTGGGGGGGGGGGGGAAAGGTCATAAAAACGAGGGTTCAGGATCCAATGAAATTAGTAATAGAACGAAAAAAAGTGTTGCTAGGGAACCTATCAGATACTTAAAAAAACTACTGTACAAAGATTTTAAATATAGTTTTCACAAAATCATAAATCATTGTATTACTTATTTTTTTTATTTAATTACTAATAAATAAAATATTAATTGTAACGAAATATTTCAGAATTTTTTTTAGTTAACAGCTTCTATTTTTTTTGTTCTTGTTCTTTCTGGATCCTAAAATTAAAATAGAAGATTGAGGTGAATCATAAATCCAAAGGAGGTTTCATGGCCAAGGGTAAAGATGTTCGAGTAACAATTATTTTGGAATGTACCAGTTGTGTTCGAAATGATATTAAGAAAGAAGCCGCGGGAATTTCCAGATATATTACTCAAAAGAATCGGCATAACACCCCTAGTCGATTGGAATTGAGAAAATTCTGTCCCTATTGTTATAAACATACAATTCACGGGGAAATCAAGAAATAGATCAAATTGAGTGCTTGTATGTCAACTTTTATTTTAAGAACAGGAATAATGCTAGTATCTATATATTATTACATATATATAAATATAAACAAATAAATCAATAGAAAGAAATCTAATCCGATATTCTTAATTCTATATAGAAATTCTATCCTATATAGAAATAGAAATCGTTTTTATTTTGATCCGATCAAAATAGGATTTTAGAGATAAGGAATAAAAATAAAAATTATGAATAAATCTAAGCGACTTTTTACTAAATCCAAGCGATCTTTTCGTAGGCGTTTGCCCCCGATCCAATCGGGGGATCGAATTGATTATAGAAACATGAGTTTAATTAGTCGATTTATTAGTGAACAAGGAAAAATATTATCTAGACGGGTGAATAGAGTGACTTTAAAACAACAACGATTAATCACTATTGCTATAAAACAAGCTCGTATTTTATCTTTGTTACCTTTTCTTAATAATCAGAAACAATTTGAAAGAAGTGAGTCGACTCCTAGAACTACTAGTCTTAGAACCAGAAAAAAATAGACTTATTTTTCAATTGAATAACAATTCCAATCTGAAGGAATTAAAAAAGAGATTAATGTTTTGTTCAAAAAATCCAATCAAGAATAAAAATTTGATTGTTACGTCTGTGTCTATTATAAAAAAAAAAAGAAAAGAATCGTCGAAAAGCATAACTCGTTTTTTCGAAACTATATACTCTCGTTTTGTTTTGACGACTTTTTTTTTAATACTAATTTCTACTCTACCTTCCCCGAGCTCATTCTCCTTAGAACTCTATTTCAAATATTTTCGTGGATTTCTTCCAATCCCCTTATTTTTTTATGTCATTCGAAATTGTATAAAGACAACTCCTATTTAATAGAGCTATTTGTGCAAGTATTTTCCGATTAAGAAGTAATTGCTTCTTGTATAGATTGTGTATGAATTCATTATAACTATAGAATACCCCCATTTCGTGAATTACGGCATTTATTCGAGTGATCCATAAACGGCGAAAATCTCTTTTTCTTTTACCCCTATCCCGATGAGCCGAAACTAAAGCTCTTATTCTCTGTTGAGTCATAGTTCGTGTAAGCCGTGAATGAGCCCCTCGAAAGCTTGATGCAAATAAACGAAGTTTTGTTCTACGCCTCCGAGCTATATATCCGCGTTTAATTCTAGTCATTGAATAAATCAAACTTTGATGAATAACTAATTCTTTTTTTAGTTATTCTTTTCCCCTTTACTAGTCTATTAATAACCAAACGAATTATTCCAATGTATAAAAAAAATTCCAATGGCTTTTGCTACTCTAACCTTCCCCACCACTATTTTTTGCTAGGTATTTTCCTTTACTTTGAAAGGCCTTGATATAAAAAAATAGAATAACTACAAAACGTAGTAAATAGAATTGGATAAATAGTGGGTTCCATCGTTTCTATGGTTACTTCTAAAACGGTGAGGTCCTCTCTATACACCGGAGCTCCTTCTTTTAATTAATCAATACTATTGGTAACTTGTACAATTCACATTCTTTGGCTCTACCCCATGAATATTCCAGTAATAGGTCTTTCACAATGAGATCCCCTTTATACAGTAACGGTATTTCATTTTGAAAATTGATTAGGTCATTTACCCTGTTAGTCCGTTCTTTTCTTTCAAGAGTGAAATCTTTTTTCTAAAAAATGGAATTTCCCCCGCTTAATGGATACTCATTTGTTATCATTGGGGGTTTTCTAAAAAATGGAGTTGATTGGATTTGCACCAATGTAAACCATAAGTTTCAGACACAATAGAGTATATGAACGATCTATATTTTGTAAATAATGAATCGAGTTCGTCCATTCTATTTTATTCATAGGTACTGATCCGTGATATTTCAAAAAGAATTTCCTTTTTATGTCTCAGTCTATGATCTAAACGAGTCGCACATACACCCGAGTACATGTTCCTCGTCGCTGAGGGCATCCCCGAAGCGCTGGGGATTTCGTGACGTTTCGGATTGGCTGTCTTGTATTTCTAATAAGTTGTTTAATGGTTGGCATACGGAATCATATAAATAATGGGCTGGTTTAGATTAGTTCTAACCGGCTAATTCTGAATTACTTCTCTTCAAGATTCTCTTCAATATTTTTTTATTTTTATATTGAAGAGAATATTAAACTAAACCTTTAATCTAAAAAGATATAAAATTCTAAATTGTAGATTTGCATGAAATCGCTCCTATTTTTTATTGAACCGCTACAAGATCAACAATTCCATGAGCTTGGGCTTCTGTTGCTGACATAAAAACATCCCGTTCCATGTCTTCGGATATAACCCATATAGGTTTGCCCGTTCTTTGTACATAAACCCTTGTGATGGTTTCGCGAAGTTTAAGTAATTCTTCCGCTTCCAAGATAAATTCTCCCGTTTGTGCCTCATAAAACGAACTAGCGGGTTGATGGATCATTACCCTGATGATATAATAGAAAAGGTTTTTCTATTTCGCAGAATGAGACGGGATAACAAAAAAAAAAAAATAGATAAATTTGAATAACCGTACAGGCTTTTTTTGTGCATTGCATACGGCTCCACAATGGAATTGACTTTTTTGACCTTTCCTTAAATCATCCAATTACCATCCTTCTTTTTTTTGTAGGAGTTAAAAAAATACTATGATGGTTCCGTTGCTTTATATATCATTGTTTTGATTCGTCGATGATTCAGCAATCCCAAAGTGTCTTTTTTTTTTTTTACGGTGTGAAAACAAAGTTTGTGACGCTGAAATGTGCCCGAATAGGTAAGATATCATTTGAAAAACCTCTTCCTTATCTCATACTACTCTTTCAATATATAATCGAATTTTTTTTTAATCTAAAAAATTTCATATTGAATTCGAAGTGCCATGCTATTATTACTTAACTAATTCATATTTCAAATGGCGAAGGCATAGTATTTTTTTCTCGAAAATAAAAAAACTCATTGGCGCCAAGCGTGAGGGAATGCTATACGTTTGGTAATTGCTCCTCCGACTAGGATAAAGGATGCTATTGAAGCGGCCAATCCCATGCATATTGTCTGTACATCGGGTCGCACAAATTGCATAGTATCATAAATAGCCATTCCAGATATTACCCATCCACCAGGAGAGTTTATAAACAAATAAAGATCTTTGGTATCCTTTTCTATACTGAGATATATCATAAGACTAATAAGTTGATTCGAGATTTCGGTATCAACCTCTTGGCCTAAAAAAAATAATCTTTCTCGATAAAGTCGGTTGATTAGGATAATTTTTTATTCCTTAGGAGCCGTACAGGCACCTTTTGGTGCATACGGTTCAATAAAAATTGTGAAAAAATCAATGTGTTGATTCCAACCTACCCTTTTTTCATAGAGGGTTTTTCTTTCTAACTTATAACGGAAGGGCTTGCCCCAAAAGTAAAAGAAATTTTGAGTTTTGGCGCCTTTTATTAGATATTAAAATCCTCTAAAAAAATGATTGATTCATTGATATTTTTTTTTTTCATCGAGATTCAGTTGAAATGGCGATGGTTTTTTCTTGTTCCTGAACGGGCTTCTTCCTTTTTTTATTCCATTTTTTAGGTTTATGCTCTACCCCGAGTAAAAGGAAAAATTTGCCCGATTTTGATTTGCACATATAGGACAAATGAACCAAATACCGCGTCTTTTTTTACTACTCCTTCTTTTTTTTCAATTCAGTTCTTTCACTTGTCTTCTGTCAAATAGTCAACAAATTTTGAATTATATTATATATTATTTGTATTTGATTTGAGCAACAGTTTTAGATCGCCCTGTTTCAATTTTTTTTATAGAGTTTTTATCATAATTTTGCATATAATAGAAGTAGTAATTATAAAAATATTATATATTAATTATCAATTGGGTTTTTGCTAAACGGAGCCTGGATACTTCATTTTATTAGTCCGATCACGTAAACCATAAAAAAATTTTGATAATCTAATATCAATCTAAATACTCCCTGCATTTAATTCCACTTTATTTTTTGCGCTTCGCGTTACAAATTTTTGATAATTCAATCAATCTTTTTGAGCGAAACAGAGGATATCTCGATCGAGGGAGAAAATGGGGAAATCCCATATAGCCCGATATATCTGACAAGTCGCACTATATGTCAACCCAAGATGTATCTCCTTCTCCAGGACTTCGAAAAGGTACTTTTGGAACGCCAATAGGCATGAAATGAAAAAAAAAGAGAATGAAGTTCTCTATTTCACTTTGATGTGGAAACGTAAAATTGGGGTTTCGTTTTTTAATACTATTATCCTTTTTTCCTACTTTATTAATCATATTTAAATTAATGATATTTAATACATAAGTTGAATAAGCTAAAATAAAATATAAAATAAAAGTAAAGTAAGAGAGAATGAATAAAACTAAAGGAAATTTTTTACGAACGGGCTTCTGAATGATCAACAACAATAGCTATCTTGGTTCATAGAAAATAGGATTAACCCCCATTGCATATTGGTACTTATCGGATATAGAATAGATCCGCTTCCCTTTTTTTCTATGAATTGAATTGTTCCATTATTACTAACAGAATAGAACAAATATTAATCCTTTCTCCGAAATAATTACCTAAAAAGGGGGGGTACGTAGCATAGTTTTTTCCAATGCAATAAAGTTACATAGTGTCTATTTTTCGTTGATAAAGGGGTATTTCCATGGGTTTGCCTTGGTATCGTGTTCATACTGTTGTATTGAATGATCCCGGTCGTTTACTTGCTGTTCATATAATGCATACTGCTCTAGTTGCTGGTTGGGCTGGTTCGATGGCTCTATATGAATTAGCAGTTTTTGATCCCTCCGACCCCGTTCTTGATCCAATGTGGAGACAAGGTATGTTCGTTATACCTTTCATGACTCGTTTAGGAATAACCAATTCTTGGGGCGGTTGGAATATTACAGGGGGGACTATAACGAATCCGGGTCTTTGGAGTTACGAAGGGGTAGCCGGAGCACATATAGTGTTTTCTGGTTTGTGCTTCTTGGCAGCTATTTGGCATTGGGTATATTGGGATCTAGAAATTTTTTGTGATGAACGTACAGGAAAACCTTCTTTGGATTTGCCCAAGATTTTTGGAATTCATTTATTTCTTTCAGGAGTGGCTTGCTTCGGTTTTGGCGCATTTCATGTAACAGGATTATATGGTCCTGGAATATGGGTATCCGACCCTTATGGACTAACCGGAAAGGTACAACCCGTAAACCCGGCGTGGGGCGTGGAGGGTTTTGACCCTTTTGTTCCGGGAGGAATAGCCTCTCATCATATTGCAGCAGGGACGTTGGGTATATTAGCGGGCCTATTCCATCTTAGTGTTCGTCCGCCTCAACGTCTATACAAAGGATTACGTATGGGCAATATTGAAACCGTCCTTTCCAGTAGTATTGCTGCTGTCTTTTTTGCAGCTTTTGTTGTTGCTGGAACTATGTGGTATGGTTCTGCAACTACTCCCATCGAATTATTTGGTCCTACTCGTTATCAATGGGATCAGGGATACTTTCAACAAGAAATATATCGAAGAGTTAGTGCTGGAC
This DNA window, taken from Arabidopsis thaliana chloroplast, complete genome, encodes the following:
- the petL gene encoding cytochrome b6/f complex subunit VI; this encodes MPTITSYFGFLLAALTITSVLFIGLSKIRLI
- the petG gene encoding cytochrome b6/f complex subunit V (required for the either the stability or assembly of the cytochrome b6/f complex), whose amino-acid sequence is MIEVFLFGIVLGLIPITLAGLFVTAYLQYRRGDQLDF
- the psaJ gene encoding photosystem I subunit IX, yielding MRDLKTYLSVAPVLSTLWFGSLAGLLIEINRLFPDALTFPFFSF
- the rpl33 gene encoding ribosomal protein L33 — encoded protein: MAKGKDVRVTIILECTSCVRNDIKKEAAGISRYITQKNRHNTPSRLELRKFCPYCYKHTIHGEIKK
- the rps18 gene encoding ribosomal protein S18; this translates as MNKSKRLFTKSKRSFRRRLPPIQSGDRIDYRNMSLISRFISEQGKILSRRVNRVTLKQQRLITIAIKQARILSLLPFLNNQKQFERSESTPRTTSLRTRKK
- the rpl20 gene encoding ribosomal protein L20 → MTRIKRGYIARRRRTKLRLFASSFRGAHSRLTRTMTQQRIRALVSAHRDRGKRKRDFRRLWITRINAVIHEMGVFYSYNEFIHNLYKKQLLLNRKILAQIALLNRSCLYTISNDIKK
- the clpP gene encoding ATP-dependent Clp protease proteolytic subunit; translation: MPIGVPKVPFRSPGEGDTSWVDIYNRLYRERLFFLGQEVDTEISNQLISLMIYLSIEKDTKDLYLFINSPGGWVISGMAIYDTMQFVRPDVQTICMGLAASIASFILVGGAITKRIAFPHARVMIHQPASSFYEAQTGEFILEAEELLKLRETITRVYVQRTGKPIWVISEDMERDVFMSATEAQAHGIVDLVAVQ
- the psbB gene encoding photosystem II 47 kDa protein (PSII 47 kDa protein) — protein: MGLPWYRVHTVVLNDPGRLLAVHIMHTALVAGWAGSMALYELAVFDPSDPVLDPMWRQGMFVIPFMTRLGITNSWGGWNITGGTITNPGLWSYEGVAGAHIVFSGLCFLAAIWHWVYWDLEIFCDERTGKPSLDLPKIFGIHLFLSGVACFGFGAFHVTGLYGPGIWVSDPYGLTGKVQPVNPAWGVEGFDPFVPGGIASHHIAAGTLGILAGLFHLSVRPPQRLYKGLRMGNIETVLSSSIAAVFFAAFVVAGTMWYGSATTPIELFGPTRYQWDQGYFQQEIYRRVSAGLAENQSLSEAWAKIPEKLAFYDYIGNNPAKGGLFRAGSMDNGDGIAVGWLGHPVFRNKEGRELFVRRMPTFFETFPVVLVDGDGIVRADVPFRRAESKYSVEQVGVTVEFYGGELNGVSYSDPATVKKYARRAQLGEIFELDRATLKSDGVFRSSPRGWFTFGHASFALLFFFGHIWHGARTLFRDVFAGIDPDLDAQVEFGAFQKLGDPTTKRQAV